The following DNA comes from Nicotiana sylvestris chromosome 10, ASM39365v2, whole genome shotgun sequence.
tgtattgcctcttttataaagaaaatatacatattagtttaactttgaggcataataatacgatccgatatccgatccgatccaaactttaaaatccgatccgatccgatataatttggatcggattcggattgcattttctagaatccgaaatccgaaattcgaatccgaaatatgctaaatccgatccgattCGTGCACAGCCCTAgtgtcaagtatatcacacagtgtcattgttaccactgtttcaagttaCTTTATAATCAgttcagaaaataatataataagccccttgggcatttacaaaacagaagttccagcccggaatacatttaaaaatatcatttaagttttcaacacttagaattatggctgagtttgcaaaacagcatttaaaaccttggactgaaattaaataatatgcaaatcatgctaagcagtaatatcaatcctcgaaagattttacaaatcggcacaaggccccaaacatggcatcaagcccagtaatatcaatgaagtatgtgtatcaatcaccagtatagtataaacatcacatggggtggaccaaatcacaatccccagtagtatccaaccccgcactcgccatggagtgcgtgtcatgcctcaatatagcgatacgatgtgaaagtccggggtttcaaaccctcagaatagcatttacatctattactcacctttAACCGGCCGTACACTAGTCCGCAATgtcctttcctcttgaatcgacctcttcgcgtGTCGagtctagtcaaaaccacaacgaatacgttacaataggctaagggaatataacccaatcgaaaagactcgaaaaatgtcgaaaatcccgaaattagcaaaacccgagctccgggcccacgtctcgaaattcagaaatttttacatcaatacgacccttatatctccacgagtctatacataccaaattcataaaaatcggagttcatttgacccctcaaatcaccatttaattctcttaagtttcaagccctaaattaccatttttgtccataaattacttgagttttcagctctaatccatgtatttaacttggaaataagtagaaacaactcacctttgatgcttgatgaaatcccctttgaaattctctccaaaataatccaagccaaatgaaagaaatgaaagaaataagccaaatccatGTTTAAAAGAATCTGCATGTGCTTCGTCGAggtgtaccttgcacttgtgctatacaagttgtacatcctattaaaattgttccttgtcggacaccttctgtttaaacactcATAACGTCTTgaataaatatccaaatgacaaacggtttgaagatttagaaactagactcaaagatctttaatttgataggttgtacaccatataactctttatatatcccgagatatgagcttctaaatcggctccatgaaatcagaaaatttctggagaaactgctccaccagtcatcttcaGTCAATcataaaattctctacaaatgtccaaattacaATTTATTTATCTATctggaaactagatacgaagggctacaactttcgtttttaaatcatctcaaaattccttgtagatcaaaagatataggtctccgaagtacgctccacgactgcacattgttgtccaaagacagcttagcagcagaaattgcagcagcttttattttcactaaaaaggctctaactccatcatacgaactcggaattagacgattcttattcctatgagtcacaaataataatacaaacacaacccttcaatcgaaactcaattcggtgCTCGTTTTCCCAGTTCAATactcatttcgctcgttaaacaattaacttacatttcacgtcaaaaacccaatcgcgacttgatgaaattaaaccaaaatttccagatcagtcctataattcatgatttaaattctggaagtctcgaaatcaaatttggatctctataactaaaaatggacccttggatcattacatgcttatgctcaaaacggcaaaaatcttccaaaaactcttccaaaacttatccgagcctcatgggaccccgaccaaaaatgccaacataattcataacatcattaaaacctgatcaaatcatcaaaacacctcaaacaacatcaaattatccaaaattcatcgaattcaagcctaagtttccaaaaacttccgaaaatacactttcgatcaaaaacccgaccaaacgatgtccgaatgacctgaaattttgcacacatatcacaaatgaaataacaaagttacatcaattctcggaattccattccgactcccggatcaaaatctcacctatcaaccggaattcgccaaaatactaacttcgccaattcaagcctaattctacaccgaacctcaaaaattacttctgatcacactcctaagtcacaaatcatcccccgaagctaactgaatcatcggaattcaaatccaagccctctaacacataagtcaatgttcggttgacttttccaacttaaacctccttaaaagagactaagtgtctcaaaccttaccaaaatcattctggaatgacttcaaattttgcacacaagtcaaattcgacattatggacttgccccatctttcggaaccgcattccgaccccgatatcaaaatttccacttccggtcgaattttctcaaaaaccttcaaatttctatatttagccaaatgacttcaaaatgacctccggacatccgaattcacttccgatcgcgctcccaactccagaatcaccatacggatctattcccagactcggaatcccaaacgaacatctataacactgaaatgccttccaacccaaatatatgaaattcttctaaagtactaactttcacaatatacgccgaaatgatcacgggttacccaaaaccaaatccggatatatgcccaagtccgaaatcatcatacgaacatgctggaactttcagatcccaattttgaggtcgtttactcaaaattctaatcctagttcatttcttcaattttaagctttcaaaatgagaatttccatttagatttgactccaaacttcctgaattttaattctgaccatacacacaagtcaatatacctgagatgaagccgctcatggcctcaaactgctgaatgacacgCCGGAGCTCacaacgaccggtcggatcgtcacagaggtatttccttttctttccttcatatttgttcattTTCCTTATCTACGTATCTGTTTATTTACTGTATTGATTTTTAAATTCTTTTAGAAAATTGACTCTGCTCATGGACCTTTTTATTTTGTCTGATTCTGTCATTTGTTTATATTCGCTTTAATTATATGTGCTATAAATTGTGAAATAACGTCCtaagttgcgtcgattaattAATTTCCTGTTAGTCTGTGACTTCGTCAATGACACTGGTTGTTTGTTGCTTTGTTACTGATTTGTTTAAATGTCAATTGTAAAATATAATCGATTAATTAAGCTTCGTTGATTAGGTCGTTCGTATAGTTTGAGTCATTTGGCATCCTGTTATTAATAGTTTCTGAGTGGTCTCCTTTATGTTGTGTTTGATCCTTTTTCTCTTAATTATTCATCATCTTTCTGCATATATTTCCGTTCAATGTGTTTACAATGTTCTGTATTTAGGATTTGTGTTAGTTTATTCCCTGTATATATGCCAATTGTTATTCCAGTTAGTTCAATATGGCTATTTCCTGATTCATTGATCCCTATTCTGATGCTACTTGAtctgatttggttatagctgtttaatcAAAAACTAgtgttgataattaagtttgaacagattttaaaatctgttttgtgtTGGATTCTGACTTTTGTATTAGGGTCAGTATTATTGAGAGTTTTCAGGGGTAGTTTAAGGGTTAGTTTAGGGAAAATAAACTACATAAATACTTGATTAAGGGCTGCTGAATATTTAAAACCTGTTAGTGGACTGATTTGAGACATTCCTAAGTGGGTTTGTGAAAAGATAATAGACAACTAATAGTTGGGTTcactaatgtatttgtttaaagaatactGGGGAACAAAAGAAAatggggggctgaaaataagggaaaaagcTTTCTTAGTGGAACTAAAAGTGGAAAAATTCAGATTTAGTGATTTTTGAGTGgaaatttctgattttaaaaggggaaaagggGTCCGGGCATTAGGCTGGATGGAGGGGGAACAATTTGTATAAAAGGGGATGTTAGGAACAGAGAGAGAGGGGAAGAGATTTGAGAGAGATGGGACTGGACTtttgaagaagagaaaaatacagagaaaagagagaaaaagaaagggagaaaaatcagaaaagtaAAAACAGAATTTTACATTAGAAGTTAGTGTTAAGGTTGATTTTGGAGATTGAGAGTTTTATTTTGCCTTTCCTAAGttttaaaaaatcagaaatactatTTCCTTGCATCTGTCCGGGTTTGTTTGGTGAtattgtttggttcgaatctggaaTTTCTGAGTTTCCTGTTACTGTTCTGTCTGGTTTTCACGGATTTTTTTTTTGGGGCTGTTCAATCTGCTGAACTGCTGTGTGTGTGCTGCTGTTAATTTCGCTGACCTTCCTATTTTTCTGCTATTGGGTTTTtgatgctgctactgctgaatattacctcttttaccctcatttccaggtatatatttaGACTCATGTTATTGTAAAGTTTCAATATTGcagagaaatgaaatctggaGTTTCAAATATGTCCGATATCCATTTAAATTCATTAATTGAGTTTCAATTTTTTTAGTTAACTAATATAGCTTATGCTCGACATGGGAGCTATTAGTCCATCGGCCTCTTTTGAAGTTAGTATAAGCTTTGCAATAATTCTATTTATTTCTGAATCTCATTAATTATAGTTATCTTCGAATTGTCGAGACAGGGGACTTGGTAGAAAGTTGACTATTATTTAAACTTTGTATTTAGACCATGTTAACTAAGCGCTTGGTAACATGGAAATATCAGGGAACCACGCTAGTAAACTTCGTCAAGCCTGATTTTGTTTAATTCTAGTTGATATAAGTATTCTCGTTTATATAAAATATGATCTAATAATGGGGATAACTATAAGTGagaggtgaattgatataattcgttacgaTTAAGATATTGGAATATTCCGGAAGGTTCAGATGTGTATTTGCGGTATATGTaatgtcattttattaaatcaatttgtaGATTAGTTTTCTTTCTTAACAACAAATGGCCCATTTATTTTAGGAATACGATTTACTCATTTTCTtataaaaatagtatataaaaataatgtcaatgttattacaaagtatagatttagtatttataaatagcttgcataagccgagataaaaattggtttgattttatctatcccaaactcaatcatcgtaagcaaattaaccaaataattagaactttggactaaaaacaagttaTGTAGAAGAAGATTGGATTTATGAATACTGATTGCGgcattttaagtcaaagatatacaaagtagagttcgctccgagtagaataatggaaattcttcgaaaactactAGTTTGCTTATCAACTAATTTTTTTCCTAGTTTTACACGTAATTCGCTTGGCAAGTTTTTTTTAAACACATACACTTAGTCCTAAGCctaggaaaataataaataacttgtgcatgtaattatcaagcactaaaaatacataaacgaATTACGGATATTGTATTCACGATAAAATGGTAATTTTAGTTgcacattatttatttatttttcatctcaTTAACTCTtctaatttgaatagttttgaggcatATAATTCACACGTTTAAATCATATAACCTGtggtcaacacctaataaatCTTGATTTTTTCTGGAAATCTCGAGGCACTCCATTCAGTAATTTCCCATGGCTTTCATATTTAATATAGACggacataataaacatttgtagaaaatttatattgccattaagaatattttgtgtaattgtggacatgttcgcgtgacatgattacatttctaaagacaattcggagtatgcgttcgcgcaacttcgagcaaactttcttaataaaaaggggtttttcggaggttattaaattaatttatttcatataacccgagatgtgcagttcaccatttaatcatacaagagtgatgagtgttcgtaattttattttaagtacGCACAATTTCGGCcataaattcattttttttaataataaaaataaaaatatgctatcaatcttattgtgtacacgtatgcgtgacacgattctttacatttatataaaaaaaatgaatataCGTACACATGATTCGTTTCAAGATAGGtctataattataaacaatctaaccaaaagcggtaataaaagtATGCAACAAGTttaaaaaaatgtatttagtaaatcaagataattaggccaagtataaattgttaagcgaccgtgctagcaccacggaattcgggaatgcctaacaccttctcccggattaacagaattccttactcggatttctggttcgcagactggtAAAtaaagtcatattttcctcgattcgggattaaaaccggtgacttgggacgccataaaattcccaagtggcgactctgaaataaataaacaaatcccttttcgattgtcctttaattggaaaaaactccttcacccctcgcggggacggaaaaaggaggtgtgacagctctggtgactctgctggggaacgaacccagaatctctggttcagggttcaagaattcgagtttaaaataactgttatagttggctttgtttgttatctgatttttttattttacatatttatgcttaatgtgctaaatgttgctttttaccgctttaatattatctgaattatgtgtataaaactgctacgaaacccttcttctttctgagtcttctgaatttatggtgcacacgtgcgcgtggcccacctttctgttagaagtcataccaaatagaacgaagttgggacaagtaactaggccgggtagactttcgtgctcccggtacgttgcccccatttcggctcaagctgtctgtttgggtaagccaggtctagaacagtatacctcaggtttttcacttagaataactcagcctcataccggatccttagtaggaacgtttgtttgcatcatgtgcatttgaccttggagactcaacacaggggttgagtctgtctaggacaggtgcacccgaaataaaaataccatcctgatgcatcttacttgctacttgtgcattcatttgcctcgaatttgcatgttgaccagcttaattggaAAAGGATAGAAAAACATTCCGAAAGCCGAGAAagaaaatgggttgttttagaaaattcccaaaatagtttaaaattttggaaaaaagggGAAGTgtcgtttttttaaaaaaaataaaataaaataaaattatgagtgtctgttttcaaaatgagtcttgattttgttaaaattaatcgcagatacaaaatgagcaccatccaaaacccaccattcgcaaacgtagatgagtttctatttttgcttcagatatggtggcatgagttaggagaagatggtcagaaatgggtcattaagtatttgggaactctcacatatattatgaaagttaaacaacgcgatgatttgattacggcgttagtgactttttgggaccatgttcacaatgtctttcgcttctctgatttcgagcttactcccacattagaagagatagctggatattccggttttgaTGGAGATTTGAGAAAACaaaatcttatattcccaaaggctccctcagtacatcgattctttggccttctgaacatcagtaatcaaatcagaaagagcaacgttgtcaaagggtgttgttctttcaacttcctgtattcaaggttcggaaagccggacggatttgaaattcatgaaaagggccttactaacaaacaaaacaaggacacctggcagattcaccgtcgcttcgctttcatggtggcttttctgggaattatggtcttcccaaacaaagagcggacaattgatattcgcatagTGAGAGTCGTACAAGTCTTCACTACCAAGGAAAGTCACACCCTTGCCccaatcattctctcagacatttatcgggcgttgactttatgtaaatcaggggcaaaagtcttcgaagggtgcaaaattttgttgcaaatgtggttgatcgaacatctccgacatcatcccaagttcatgcagtatggtccaagcaatgaCAATTTCATCgggagttatgaagaaagaataaaagattataaatctccagaaggggtggaagcctggatatctcatttaagatctttaacgacaagtcaaattgagtggactttgggatggctcccggtaagagaagtgatacacatgtcaaccttgaataGTTATTTGCTGTTGTTGGGTTTGAGAAGCATCCATccatatgcgccacagagagttctaagacaacttgggagataccaagtggtgcctgatgatgaggatttgagtatgcaagtgatcgagctacaccccgaagccactctcccCGAGGCTTtgattcagcagatgtggaatgggtgtcgatacttgaaagatgatactcaagttccagatcctgcaaaaggcgagataaatccaggatatgctaggtggtttgagaaaagatcccgcgtggatgatgcaccagaacctgatcTTAGAAGGCCCGTAAAAAGACCACATGTTCAAActtttgatgataaaatccaagaacgattggcttggggagaaaaggaaaagggatacaaagcaactattcatgccttagaagaaagtctgaggaacctcaatttggagaaagatttacaagcacaagaagcagaaggtgaaaagaagagtctgatttgTGAAAATAAAAATCTCCGCGCTCAATTTCAACAaatgaagaaagcctctgaagcaccagtgagaagttggaaagatcaaaaaatcattgccaatctaatggaaaaaatgagattatgactccatcttgtcaaagactgaaaaggcgttaggcaaagctaaggaaaaaatcatacaaTTAAACGAGGAGGCCAAATCTAATAAAGAACGCCAAGTAATGAGATTCGAAGAAGACATGGCTCAATTCAAGAAAGAGAAGgaccgttggatacattcagaagctcaactctatgcacaattggaagaaacgagaaggtacaatagagaacatcagcacgcagacattgacagagaaagagcacaggcaagactcgatcaggccagactttgagctcaattggagtcagctttagatcgcgaagaccgcataagagatatagccaccactcgccaacagcaattgcaaaaccaagaccaaagtctccaagatttcagggcacaaatccatgatttggcgatttacacctctcaaagttatgtgaactgtcAAGGGATGGATTGTGAAaggtttctagagcatgcacctacttttgcccgtcatctcgcaatggagttagaaagaatgtatcgtacactaggaggtcagtcgggtcaagccccaccgtgagcagatgttccaatgattgaaaacaaaagtgggGAGTGGAGCATATTCACAGCTGTTAGGAGTTATTTCTTTTAAGTCATGTTTAATTTGGGTTTGTgttgagtcttttaaaccattttcttgaaatgttttccaaatgtaatgtccTTTCCGTCTTTGTATTGTTTCAAGAATAAACAAAAGTGTTAATAATTGCCTTCcgccagaactacgcacggtctgattcatgcagggacatgatacgtaggcaatctctataagattcgaccacaaccaaaagaaggaataaaataaaaaggaggGAAATAAAGATAagagtgagtgacaataaaagaaagatcaagaaaagctgggatgacacaagcaaccgagcaaatacatgatagaaaatggttaattgcctagga
Coding sequences within:
- the LOC138880098 gene encoding uncharacterized protein, yielding MSTIQNPPFANVDEFLFLLQIWWHELGEDGQKWVIKYLGTLTYIMKVKQRDDLITALVTFWDHVHNVFRFSDFELTPTLEEIAGYSGFDGDLRKQNLIFPKAPSVHRFFGLLNISNQIRKSNVVKGCCSFNFLYSRFGKPDGFEIHEKGLTNKQNKDTWQIHRRFAFMVAFLGIMVFPNKERTIDIRIVRVVQVFTTKESHTLAPIILSDIYRALTLCKSGAKVFEGCKILLQMWLIEHLRHHPKFMQYGPSNDNFIGSYEERIKDYKSPEGVEAWISHLRSLTTSQIEWTLGWLPVREVIHMSTLNSYLLLLGLRSIHPYAPQRVLRQLGRYQVVPDDEDLSMQVIELHPEATLPEALIQQMWNGCRYLKDDTQVPDPAKGEINPGYARWFEKRSRVDDAPEPDLRRPVKRPHVQTFDDKIQERLAWGEKEKGYKATIHALEESLRNLNLEKDLQAQEAEGEKKSLICENKNLRAQFQQMKKASEAPVRSWKDQKIIANLMEKMRL